AAAAGATTGCAGCAAATAATCTGGAAAAAATGCTGCGCCAAATTGATTCAAATATTTATATTCAATCGAAAATTGACACTATTGAAGGAACTGTAAAATGGCTGCACAACAATAAGACAGATTTAATTTTTCTTGATATTCATCTCGCCGACGGGCTTTGTTTTAAGATTTTTGAACAGATTAAAGTAAAAACCCCTGTTATTTTTACTACTGCTTACGACCAATATGCGATTAAGGCATTCAAGGTTAACAGCATTGATTACCTGTTAAAGCCAATAGAAATTCAGGAATTAGAGCAGAGTTTAAATAAATTCAAAGAACTGAATCAATTACAAAAAGAAAATAAAATTGATTTTAACTTATTAATTGATTCTTTTATAAACAAGACCGAATA
This genomic interval from Bacteroidales bacterium contains the following:
- a CDS encoding response regulator transcription factor, with protein sequence KIAANNLEKMLRQIDSNIYIQSKIDTIEGTVKWLHNNKTDLIFLDIHLADGLCFKIFEQIKVKTPVIFTTAYDQYAIKAFKVNSIDYLLKPIEIQELEQSLNKFKELNQLQKENKIDFNLLIDSFINKTEYQERFIVRYGQKIKSIKANDIAYFYIKIENVFLCTKDNINYPVDFSLDKLENILDPKYFFRINRQFIVNFSAIENMYSLSKSRIKIILKPKTDQETIVSYSRLSDFRKWLNI